One genomic segment of Rhodospirillaceae bacterium includes these proteins:
- a CDS encoding FtsX-like permease family protein: MGTSAAWTLAWSLARRELRAGLAGFRIFLACLGVGVAAIAAVGTISASVIAGLNNNAKNLLGGDFDLRFHNHANSEDQDRYLMDQTRSLSKTLELRAMATPAAGTGAGKRGRSLIELKGVDDAYPLSGNMVLAPALTLDDALAKQTGDTFGAVADANLLKRLGLDLGGRVKVGAATLSITAIIKSEPDRVASVLSFGPRLMVSMAALEKTGLIRPGSQAHFHTRVLLAAGVDPEVWRENLNTVFPKAGWRVRQPNEAAPGIRRFIDRMTLFLSFVGLTALLVGGIGVTNAVGGYLDGKTATIATFKCVGAPGALVFKIYLLQVMVLSVLGIGVGLIFGGIIPAVGLGAVASQMPVAPDIGFYPKPLALAAVFGLLTSLTFAMWPLGRAREIPAATLFRDAIAPSNLKPGPAAMIAAIAGVAALAGLTIMSASDRYFSYWFVGGALVTVGLLRLGAALLVGWATRMKSPKNAELRLALANIHRPGSNAPSVVLSLGLGLSVLVAVALIQGNLNYQVNERLPEEAPAFFFIDIQPGQVAAFDETVTRVAGTKGFRRMPSLRGRIVKIDGTPVEKATVAPGSQWAINGDRALTSSANPTEGSKIIEGEWWDEAYSGPPVISLDAGLAKGFGIGIGDTLTLNVLGREIEGTIMSLREIDWRSLRFDFAIILAPGPLEGAPHTHIAAVEAPAEIEEELEDAVSSRFANITSIRVREALEAAAHILEGIGQAVQGTSLITIIAGSLVLAGTLAAGQRRRIYDAVIFKVLGATRGRLLKAFAFEYGILGIATGIISAAIGTLTAWAVMVFLMRAGWIFLPQVVAITVAICLFVTVVAGYLGTWKALGETASTHLRNK; the protein is encoded by the coding sequence ATGGGTACTAGCGCAGCATGGACACTGGCCTGGTCGTTGGCGCGAAGGGAATTGCGTGCGGGTCTTGCCGGTTTTCGCATTTTCCTCGCTTGCCTGGGCGTCGGTGTCGCCGCCATTGCCGCCGTCGGTACCATTAGTGCCTCGGTCATTGCCGGCCTGAACAATAACGCCAAAAACCTGCTCGGCGGCGATTTTGACCTGCGCTTCCATAACCACGCCAACAGTGAAGACCAGGATCGCTACCTGATGGATCAGACTCGGTCACTTTCAAAAACGCTTGAATTGCGCGCCATGGCGACCCCTGCCGCAGGAACTGGCGCGGGCAAGCGTGGGCGTTCCTTGATCGAACTGAAGGGTGTCGATGACGCCTATCCCTTAAGCGGCAACATGGTGTTAGCCCCGGCCCTGACTTTGGATGACGCACTGGCCAAACAAACCGGCGACACTTTCGGCGCAGTCGCCGACGCCAATTTACTGAAAAGACTGGGACTCGATTTGGGTGGCCGGGTCAAAGTCGGCGCCGCCACCTTGAGCATCACCGCCATCATCAAAAGCGAACCCGACCGGGTCGCCAGTGTCCTCAGTTTCGGCCCCCGCCTGATGGTGTCCATGGCGGCCCTAGAGAAAACCGGGCTGATTAGACCTGGATCGCAAGCCCATTTCCATACCCGTGTACTGCTGGCCGCAGGCGTTGATCCTGAAGTCTGGCGGGAAAACCTGAACACCGTATTCCCCAAGGCCGGTTGGCGGGTCCGACAACCAAATGAGGCAGCGCCCGGCATCCGCCGCTTCATTGACCGGATGACGCTTTTCCTGAGTTTTGTCGGCCTGACCGCCTTGCTGGTTGGCGGCATCGGGGTGACCAATGCTGTCGGCGGCTATCTGGACGGCAAAACCGCGACCATCGCCACGTTCAAATGCGTCGGCGCGCCGGGGGCGCTCGTCTTTAAAATTTATCTTCTGCAGGTGATGGTTTTAAGCGTGCTTGGCATCGGGGTCGGATTGATCTTCGGCGGCATCATTCCCGCCGTTGGGCTTGGCGCTGTCGCAAGCCAGATGCCGGTCGCCCCGGACATCGGTTTTTATCCAAAGCCTTTGGCGCTAGCCGCGGTCTTCGGTTTGCTAACGTCCCTGACATTTGCCATGTGGCCGTTGGGTCGGGCCCGGGAAATCCCGGCGGCGACCTTGTTTAGGGACGCCATCGCCCCATCAAACCTGAAACCCGGCCCGGCGGCCATGATCGCCGCTATTGCCGGTGTCGCGGCACTTGCCGGATTAACAATCATGAGCGCCAGCGATCGTTATTTTTCTTACTGGTTTGTCGGCGGGGCGCTTGTCACGGTTGGCTTGTTACGGTTAGGAGCGGCGCTTTTGGTGGGTTGGGCGACGCGTATGAAAAGCCCCAAAAATGCCGAACTGCGGCTCGCCCTGGCAAACATCCACCGGCCCGGGTCCAACGCCCCCAGCGTCGTTCTGTCACTGGGACTTGGCCTGTCCGTACTGGTTGCCGTCGCCCTTATTCAGGGCAATTTGAATTATCAGGTGAACGAACGCCTGCCGGAAGAAGCACCGGCATTTTTCTTCATCGACATCCAGCCGGGGCAGGTCGCGGCTTTTGACGAGACAGTAACCAGAGTAGCTGGAACAAAGGGTTTCAGGCGGATGCCCAGCCTGCGCGGCCGAATTGTCAAAATCGATGGCACCCCGGTCGAAAAAGCCACCGTCGCACCAGGATCACAATGGGCCATTAATGGTGATCGGGCGCTGACCTCATCGGCCAATCCGACCGAAGGATCAAAGATCATCGAAGGGGAGTGGTGGGACGAGGCCTATTCAGGACCGCCGGTGATTTCCCTTGACGCCGGGCTTGCCAAAGGGTTTGGCATCGGTATCGGTGACACCTTGACCCTCAACGTGCTGGGCCGGGAGATTGAGGGAACCATCATGTCCTTGCGCGAAATCGACTGGCGATCCCTGCGCTTCGACTTCGCCATCATCCTGGCGCCCGGGCCGCTGGAGGGTGCTCCCCATACCCACATAGCCGCCGTCGAAGCGCCAGCGGAAATCGAAGAAGAGCTTGAAGATGCCGTCTCGAGCCGCTTTGCCAACATCACCTCTATCCGAGTCCGCGAGGCTCTTGAAGCCGCCGCCCATATTCTTGAAGGCATCGGCCAGGCCGTCCAGGGGACCTCGCTGATCACGATCATTGCCGGTTCATTGGTGCTGGCCGGAACCCTCGCCGCAGGCCAGCGCCGCCGCATTTATGACGCGGTGATCTTCAAGGTTCTGGGGGCGACACGGGGCCGTCTTCTTAAAGCCTTCGCCTTTGAATACGGCATTCTAGGGATCGCCACCGGGATCATTTCAGCTGCTATCGGCACATTGACGGCCTGGGCGGTGATGGTTTTCCTGATGCGTGCGGGCTGGATCTTCCTTCCGCAAGTGGTCGCTATCACGGTTGCCATCTGCCTGTTTGTAACCGTCGTTGCGGGATATCTGGGTACCTGGAAAGCGCTTGGTGAAACGGCCTCGACCCACCTACGCAACAAATGA
- a CDS encoding J domain-containing protein — protein sequence MTAKAAPNRKHSYTIPCSTDFRDAVMALADKRRVNVADLARSVVLVVNAEEIFDFPDPGGPLAGDRETVVLKSGAAKGKPWQRKPRLQVRMAPGYDAVTLRRALGVALSIDKGAVDISLSGGIEQPAAPVVDESMMHEAREELDRLRSIISALSFQPLPQGIKNRNDALHILGFPPGSLPDGKSMKSRFRTLASIHHPDSGHGDHDRMSQLNEAMDHLKRGAA from the coding sequence ATGACTGCCAAAGCTGCTCCGAACCGCAAGCACTCCTATACGATTCCCTGCTCGACTGATTTTCGTGATGCGGTAATGGCCCTGGCCGACAAACGCCGGGTTAATGTCGCCGACCTTGCCCGTTCGGTGGTTCTGGTTGTCAACGCCGAAGAAATTTTCGATTTTCCCGACCCGGGCGGGCCGCTGGCCGGTGACCGTGAAACCGTTGTTCTGAAATCCGGTGCCGCCAAGGGCAAACCCTGGCAGCGCAAACCCCGCCTGCAAGTGCGTATGGCCCCCGGTTATGACGCAGTGACCCTGCGTCGGGCCCTAGGGGTGGCGTTATCAATTGATAAAGGAGCGGTGGATATCAGCCTGAGCGGCGGCATCGAACAGCCAGCAGCGCCGGTTGTCGATGAAAGCATGATGCACGAGGCCCGCGAGGAACTGGACCGGTTGCGCTCGATTATCTCTGCCCTGTCCTTCCAGCCCCTGCCCCAGGGCATTAAAAATCGCAACGACGCCCTTCATATTCTCGGCTTTCCGCCGGGCAGCTTGCCCGATGGTAAATCCATGAAATCCCGCTTTCGCACCCTGGCCAGCATTCACCACCCCGACAGCGGCCACGGCGACCACGATCGCATGAGCCAGCTAAACGAGGCCATGGACCACCTGAAACGCGGGGCTGCTTAA
- a CDS encoding histidine kinase, giving the protein MTAFKVVHTQADDWAHAAKVCADGLSEVAGDFNLGFVYATDRLAEDLPSVLTYLRQKSGIEHWVGSTGMGICAISTEGCGEYFDQPALAVMAMALPEDSFQILPPLENDIGELPAKTLDWIKDKEAHFGVVHGDPSNPLIPGLIEELAAATSGFLVGGLTSSSTSGPFYQVAERVIKGGLSGVMFAPAVNIVTALSQGCIPISESHLISDCIDNIIIGLDGRPALEVFIEDIGEELAEDLGQVAGLVHAALPIEGSDTGDYLVRSLVGIDPDRGWLAIGEQVQSGGRLLFVRRDPVSAETDLRNRLEHLKGRLDKPPSAALYYSCVGRGPSMFGAGERELKLIMDVFDDVPLAGFFGNGEISHNRLYGYTGVLTLIS; this is encoded by the coding sequence ATGACCGCCTTCAAGGTTGTTCACACGCAGGCAGATGACTGGGCCCACGCGGCAAAGGTTTGTGCCGACGGGCTTTCGGAAGTGGCCGGGGATTTCAATCTCGGCTTTGTTTACGCCACGGACAGGCTGGCGGAAGACTTGCCATCGGTCCTGACTTACCTAAGACAAAAATCCGGCATTGAGCACTGGGTTGGCAGTACCGGCATGGGTATTTGCGCCATTTCCACTGAAGGATGCGGAGAATATTTTGATCAGCCGGCCCTCGCGGTTATGGCAATGGCGCTACCGGAAGACAGTTTTCAGATTTTGCCGCCGTTGGAAAATGATATTGGCGAGTTGCCCGCAAAAACACTCGACTGGATTAAGGACAAAGAGGCTCATTTTGGCGTCGTTCACGGCGATCCGTCCAATCCCCTTATTCCGGGATTGATCGAGGAACTGGCGGCGGCGACTTCCGGATTTCTGGTTGGCGGCCTGACATCATCATCAACATCGGGGCCGTTTTATCAGGTTGCCGAGCGTGTCATCAAAGGGGGGCTTTCCGGCGTTATGTTCGCCCCCGCCGTGAATATCGTCACCGCGCTTTCCCAAGGCTGCATACCGATATCGGAAAGCCATCTTATTTCGGACTGTATTGATAACATCATCATCGGCCTTGATGGTCGCCCGGCCCTTGAAGTTTTTATCGAGGATATTGGCGAAGAACTGGCAGAAGATCTTGGACAGGTGGCGGGGCTGGTCCACGCCGCCCTTCCCATTGAGGGCTCGGACACCGGGGACTATCTGGTGCGATCGCTTGTTGGTATCGATCCTGACCGGGGCTGGTTGGCCATTGGCGAGCAGGTTCAGTCAGGTGGGCGTTTGTTGTTTGTGCGCCGTGACCCGGTCAGCGCGGAAACAGATCTGCGAAACCGGCTTGAACATCTTAAAGGGCGTCTTGATAAGCCGCCCAGCGCCGCCCTTTATTACAGTTGCGTCGGTCGCGGCCCCTCGATGTTCGGGGCGGGGGAACGGGAGCTTAAACTCATCATGGATGTTTTTGACGATGTGCCGCTGGCTGGCTTTTTTGGCAACGGTGAGATTTCCCATAATCGTCTTTACGGATACACCGGCGTCCTGACCTTGATTTCTTAA
- the msrA gene encoding peptide-methionine (S)-S-oxide reductase MsrA: MEKATFGAGCFWGVEVAFRRLEGVKATTVGYLGGALKDPTYQDVCSGQTGHAEVVEVTFDPALVDYQALLDLFWACHDPTTLNRQGPDMGTQYRSAIFFHGPEQKAKAEASIDAHTKAATFANPIVTEVTATSTFYAAEAYHQQYLEKRGMASCHIP; the protein is encoded by the coding sequence ATGGAAAAAGCAACATTCGGCGCCGGCTGCTTCTGGGGGGTCGAGGTGGCCTTCCGAAGGCTTGAAGGTGTCAAGGCGACGACCGTCGGTTATCTGGGCGGTGCCTTGAAAGATCCGACTTATCAGGACGTCTGCAGCGGCCAGACGGGCCATGCGGAAGTTGTCGAGGTAACATTTGACCCGGCGTTGGTCGATTATCAGGCCCTGCTTGATCTTTTCTGGGCCTGCCATGATCCCACGACCCTAAACCGCCAGGGCCCGGATATGGGAACCCAATACCGCTCGGCGATCTTTTTTCATGGGCCGGAACAAAAAGCCAAGGCAGAAGCCTCTATCGACGCCCATACGAAGGCTGCCACCTTTGCCAATCCGATCGTTACGGAAGTTACGGCTACCTCAACTTTTTATGCAGCCGAGGCTTATCATCAGCAGTATCTGGAGAAACGCGGCATGGCGAGTTGCCATATCCCCTGA
- a CDS encoding ABC transporter ATP-binding protein, with the protein MTEHTDTAIELKLVELTLTSNAGEVNILRGIDLSIQAGETIGVIGPSGSGKTSMLMVIAGLEKVTRGEINIAGHGLNAMNEDELALFRQNHVGIVFQDFHLVPTMTALENAAMPLEFAGRSDSFERARAELDAVGLGHRIDHYPGQLSGGEQQRVALARAFAPEPTILLADEPTGNLDGDTGHKVMDLLFSLKERCNTTMMLVTHQPELAERCERTIAMLDGNISDDG; encoded by the coding sequence ATGACTGAGCATACCGATACGGCCATTGAATTAAAACTGGTGGAACTTACCCTGACCAGCAATGCGGGGGAGGTCAACATCCTGCGCGGGATTGACCTGTCAATCCAGGCAGGGGAAACCATTGGCGTCATAGGCCCCAGCGGTTCGGGCAAAACCTCCATGCTGATGGTTATCGCCGGCCTTGAAAAAGTGACCCGCGGTGAAATCAATATCGCCGGGCACGGCCTGAACGCCATGAACGAAGACGAACTGGCCCTGTTTCGACAAAATCATGTCGGTATTGTCTTTCAGGATTTTCATCTGGTGCCGACCATGACGGCATTGGAAAACGCCGCCATGCCGCTTGAGTTCGCCGGGCGTTCCGATTCTTTTGAACGGGCCCGCGCCGAACTTGACGCAGTCGGCCTGGGCCATCGCATTGATCACTACCCGGGCCAGCTTTCCGGCGGCGAGCAACAACGGGTGGCCCTGGCCCGCGCTTTCGCACCCGAACCGACCATTCTTCTGGCCGATGAGCCGACCGGCAACCTGGACGGCGATACCGGTCATAAGGTTATGGATTTACTGTTCAGCCTGAAAGAGCGCTGCAACACGACAATGATGCTGGTCACACATCAGCCGGAACTGGCCGAACGCTGCGAACGCACCATCGCCATGCTGGACGGGAATATTTCTGATGACGGCTAG
- a CDS encoding Bax inhibitor-1/YccA family protein — MVSDPNSRFTLSTHAAGGAQADASVEIDAGLREYMLRVYNYMASGLALTGIIAYFSANTPAILNMLYVAGPDGMVQPTGLAWIAMLSPFAFILALSFGINKMQASTAQAVFWAFAAVMGLSLANIFLVYTGASVTRVFFITAGTFAGMSLYGYTTKRDLTAMGSFLMMGLFGIIIAMVVNIFMQSSALHFVISVLGVLIFVGLTAYDTQKIKSVYEEADGAEVMTKKAIMGALTLYLDFINLFLMLLRLFGERR, encoded by the coding sequence ATGGTTTCCGATCCCAACAGCAGATTTACATTAAGCACCCACGCGGCAGGCGGCGCACAGGCCGACGCAAGCGTCGAAATTGATGCCGGTCTGCGCGAATATATGCTCAGGGTTTATAACTATATGGCTTCAGGGCTGGCCCTGACAGGTATCATCGCCTATTTCAGCGCCAACACCCCGGCCATCCTCAATATGCTGTACGTTGCCGGCCCGGACGGCATGGTTCAACCGACCGGACTTGCCTGGATCGCCATGCTGTCGCCTTTTGCCTTCATTCTGGCGCTGTCATTCGGCATCAACAAGATGCAGGCATCGACCGCCCAGGCTGTATTCTGGGCCTTTGCCGCCGTGATGGGCCTTTCCCTGGCCAATATTTTCCTTGTCTACACTGGTGCTTCGGTGACAAGGGTGTTTTTCATCACCGCCGGAACGTTTGCCGGGATGAGCCTTTATGGCTACACCACCAAGCGTGACCTGACAGCTATGGGGTCGTTCCTGATGATGGGCCTGTTCGGCATCATCATCGCCATGGTCGTCAACATATTCATGCAATCATCAGCCCTGCACTTCGTTATTTCGGTGCTCGGCGTGCTGATCTTCGTCGGCCTGACCGCCTACGACACCCAGAAAATCAAATCTGTGTACGAAGAAGCCGATGGCGCAGAAGTGATGACCAAAAAGGCGATCATGGGTGCGCTGACCCTGTATCTGGACTTCATCAACCTGTTTCTCATGCTGTTGAGGTTGTTCGGGGAAAGAAGGTAA
- a CDS encoding arylesterase encodes MFLKVFRFRYGEVSDKVNALILFMLLTFALPAQSQAAGPVRILALGDSLSAGYGLMQADAFPNQLQRALNDDGIDAVVINAGVSGDTSAGGLSRLEWALSEGVDAVIIELGANDGLRGLDPGETFKNLDAILSKLKRRELAILLTGMRAPPNLGEDYGREFSDIYPRLAKQHEVPFYPFFLEGVATIAELNQEDTIHPNARGVRVVTKSILPYVKEMLQGIKSK; translated from the coding sequence ATGTTCCTTAAGGTTTTCCGCTTCCGTTATGGCGAGGTCAGCGACAAAGTCAATGCGCTGATACTCTTTATGTTGCTCACTTTTGCTTTACCTGCACAGTCGCAAGCTGCTGGACCGGTTCGTATCCTGGCCCTGGGAGACAGTCTCAGCGCCGGTTACGGCTTGATGCAAGCGGACGCCTTTCCAAATCAGCTGCAGCGCGCCCTCAATGACGATGGTATTGATGCCGTGGTCATAAACGCCGGTGTTTCTGGCGATACCTCGGCGGGCGGGTTGTCCCGACTGGAGTGGGCGTTGTCCGAAGGAGTCGACGCGGTTATCATTGAATTGGGCGCAAATGATGGCCTGCGTGGACTCGATCCGGGTGAAACATTTAAAAACTTGGACGCAATTTTAAGCAAGTTGAAGCGACGGGAATTGGCGATATTGTTGACCGGTATGCGCGCACCGCCCAACCTGGGGGAAGACTATGGCCGCGAATTTTCCGATATCTATCCTAGGTTAGCCAAACAGCATGAGGTTCCGTTTTACCCGTTTTTTCTTGAGGGCGTTGCCACAATTGCCGAACTCAATCAGGAAGACACCATTCATCCCAACGCCCGTGGGGTAAGGGTTGTTACCAAAAGCATTCTTCCCTATGTCAAAGAGATGCTGCAAGGGATCAAAAGTAAATGA